The proteins below are encoded in one region of bacterium:
- a CDS encoding UbiA prenyltransferase family protein has product MSQYVSLLRVKHYIKNLFIFLPLFFAAKITHQISFIYSIVAFAAFSLAASSIYILNDYLDIEEDRRHPTKRYRPLALGSVKTAHAFVLMVLLFCVGSVVMAALSWNACIILWVYVIMNIAYSLYIKKIAIMDVTIIAIGFVLRLFVGSAVTGIMLSKWIVVLTFLLALFIALAKRRDDLLILNDTGQSMRKANDGYNLEFINATMIIMASVVIVAYTLYTTSTEVIERFGSNHLYLTALFVVLGIMRYMQITFVFKDSGSPTKVLFKDRFMQITLVIWIATFIWIIYL; this is encoded by the coding sequence ATGTCACAGTATGTAAGCCTGCTGAGAGTTAAACACTATATTAAAAATTTGTTTATCTTTTTACCCCTGTTTTTTGCTGCTAAAATAACACATCAGATTTCATTTATTTATTCAATAGTAGCATTTGCTGCTTTTTCACTAGCAGCAAGTTCAATATATATCTTAAATGACTATCTTGATATTGAAGAAGACCGCCGTCACCCAACCAAAAGATACCGCCCCCTGGCATTAGGTTCGGTGAAAACGGCACACGCATTTGTGCTTATGGTGCTGCTTTTTTGTGTGGGAAGTGTTGTAATGGCTGCTCTGTCATGGAATGCCTGTATAATATTGTGGGTATATGTCATTATGAATATTGCCTACAGCCTGTATATTAAGAAAATAGCAATCATGGATGTAACAATAATTGCTATCGGTTTTGTGCTTCGGCTTTTTGTAGGTTCTGCTGTTACGGGAATTATGCTATCCAAATGGATTGTAGTTTTAACTTTTCTTTTGGCCTTATTTATTGCCTTGGCAAAACGCCGCGATGATCTGTTGATTTTGAATGATACTGGCCAAAGTATGCGTAAGGCTAATGATGGTTATAATCTTGAATTCATTAACGCAACCATGATTATAATGGCTTCGGTAGTGATTGTGGCCTATACATTATATACTACTTCCACTGAAGTGATAGAGCGGTTTGGCAGCAATCATTTATATTTGACGGCCCTTTTTGTAGTACTTGGAATAATGCGCTACATGCAGATTACATTTGTTTTTAAAGACAGCGGGTCGCCTACCAAAGTACTTTTTAAAGATAGATTTATGCAGATAACTCTGGTGATCTGGATAGCAACATTTATCTGGATTATCTATTTATGA
- a CDS encoding GtrA family protein → MIVAKYIFFAIISMGVNILTQHLVLLAYGGAYSLYTAMACGTIAGFVIKYILDKRYIFYYTSRSHFDTVKKFILYSLNGVVTTGVFWCTEIGFDLVLKNSSAKYYGAVVGLSVGYLAKYWMDKRIVFGKEEKV, encoded by the coding sequence ATGATTGTAGCTAAATATATATTTTTTGCTATTATCTCCATGGGTGTAAATATTTTAACCCAGCATTTAGTCCTATTGGCTTATGGCGGCGCGTACAGTCTGTATACTGCAATGGCGTGCGGTACAATTGCCGGTTTTGTTATTAAATATATACTTGATAAACGGTATATATTTTACTACACTTCAAGGAGTCATTTTGATACAGTAAAAAAATTTATATTGTATTCCCTTAACGGTGTTGTTACAACAGGCGTTTTTTGGTGCACTGAAATAGGCTTTGATTTAGTATTGAAGAATAGTTCTGCCAAATACTACGGTGCTGTTGTTGGGTTGAGTGTTGGATATTTGGCTAAGTATTGGATGGATAAAAGGATTGTTTTCGGAAAGGAAGAGAAAGTATGA
- a CDS encoding glycosyltransferase family 4 protein: protein MKIDYFNYLYDLKGISIGSYIKGLELMNALEARGHFVKKYWRLKHEPSPAQEGNEQPVRTIIKKHLHRYLHETNQIVKNVRFYREECSIIKKDIPDILIARMESYLFSPRLIGKKANIPIIAEADSPVVYELDNFGPRYRRIRGLAEKLEIDFINSADISFCVSNTLKQYFVGRGVPENHLHVITNGADLKRFNPFISPAAVQRRFPLQGKTVVGFVGSFHYWHGVSELIELIKAVVADNRDVVFLLVGSGGPMLDDLKTFIRTERLENRIFLTGYVEHTLVPAYISSMDIVIAPYPALDFFYYSPVKIFEYMACGKAVITSRIGQIAEVIENGRDGILCTPGSIREMIMAVKELAADKNSIERMGMAAFKKIGKQYSWHRKAQELEQLCYAAIDKG from the coding sequence ATGAAAATAGATTATTTTAATTATCTTTACGACTTGAAAGGAATATCAATCGGGTCATATATTAAAGGCCTGGAGTTGATGAATGCCCTTGAAGCAAGAGGGCATTTTGTAAAGAAATATTGGCGGCTAAAACATGAGCCTTCTCCGGCACAAGAGGGGAATGAGCAGCCTGTTAGAACTATTATTAAAAAACATCTGCACCGCTATCTGCATGAAACTAATCAGATAGTAAAAAATGTCAGATTTTACAGGGAAGAATGCAGCATAATTAAGAAGGATATACCGGATATATTAATTGCAAGGATGGAGTCGTATCTTTTTTCTCCTCGTTTAATTGGGAAAAAAGCAAATATCCCCATTATTGCTGAAGCTGATAGCCCTGTTGTATACGAGCTTGACAATTTCGGTCCCCGGTATAGGCGTATACGGGGGCTTGCTGAAAAGCTTGAAATCGATTTTATCAATAGCGCAGATATATCTTTTTGTGTATCAAATACTTTGAAACAATACTTTGTAGGACGGGGGGTTCCGGAAAATCACCTGCATGTGATTACAAATGGGGCGGACCTTAAGAGGTTTAATCCATTTATTTCACCTGCTGCAGTGCAGCGCAGGTTTCCGCTGCAGGGTAAAACAGTAGTAGGATTCGTAGGGTCGTTTCATTATTGGCATGGCGTCAGCGAGCTGATTGAACTTATCAAGGCGGTGGTTGCCGATAATCGGGATGTGGTATTCTTGCTGGTTGGTTCAGGAGGGCCTATGCTTGATGATCTGAAAACCTTTATAAGGACCGAGCGCCTTGAAAACAGGATATTTCTTACCGGTTATGTAGAGCATACGCTGGTACCGGCATATATTTCATCAATGGATATTGTGATTGCTCCCTATCCTGCGCTTGATTTTTTTTATTATTCTCCGGTTAAGATTTTCGAATACATGGCGTGCGGTAAAGCGGTTATAACATCACGTATAGGTCAGATTGCTGAAGTTATTGAAAACGGCAGAGATGGCATATTATGTACACCCGGAAGTATCCGGGAAATGATCATGGCAGTCAAAGAATTAGCAGCGGATAAAAATAGTATTGAACGTATGGGTATGGCAGCATTTAAAAAAATTGGGAAGCAGTATTCATGGCACCGCAAGGCTCAGGAGTTAGAACAGTTATGTTATGCTGCTATTGATAAAGGATAA
- a CDS encoding class I SAM-dependent methyltransferase yields MKEITCPVCSSKVDTSIRVSYLNIEERFSEVSRDIFDSRELIFCENCGFGFVIPSIEQNDLNLYYKSLYRNSGEKYGIKSRSIVFDKFLIETRSLSQILLAKMFREFREGDSFLDIGGGNGFSSYAVKNICPGISLFVVEPDEHSRGFLQSLGVHLYDGFFSSEPIPDLDNRKFDCILMSHVLEHYNSEDIHGVLTHIKDLMYDNSIFVCEVPVEDVNKHLEQRNAAIPHLSHFTEKAFTLSLKNAGFEIKFMGRAGRSTEEWWNEQKKLSYPGRIAIFRKFISGLLPLFIKKAIRRIYKPFTGYSIFNVLSNRDFQYSSNGVYLRAVAVKISDTEKNKDHYK; encoded by the coding sequence ATGAAAGAGATAACCTGTCCTGTATGTTCTTCAAAGGTAGATACGAGCATACGTGTTTCGTACCTTAATATTGAGGAAAGATTTTCTGAAGTAAGCAGGGATATTTTTGATTCCAGAGAGCTTATTTTTTGTGAAAATTGTGGTTTTGGCTTTGTTATTCCGTCAATAGAGCAGAATGATTTAAACCTGTATTATAAAAGTTTATACCGGAATTCAGGAGAAAAGTATGGAATAAAGTCCAGATCAATTGTTTTTGATAAATTTTTAATTGAAACACGATCTCTGTCGCAGATACTTCTTGCAAAAATGTTCAGAGAATTTAGAGAAGGAGATTCTTTCCTTGATATCGGCGGGGGTAATGGATTTTCATCTTATGCTGTAAAAAATATTTGCCCTGGAATTTCTCTGTTCGTAGTAGAACCTGATGAACATTCCCGTGGTTTTCTCCAATCTCTTGGAGTACACCTATATGATGGATTTTTTAGTAGTGAACCCATTCCTGATCTTGATAATAGAAAATTTGATTGTATTTTGATGTCCCATGTTCTTGAGCATTATAATTCAGAGGATATTCACGGAGTGTTAACACACATCAAAGATTTAATGTATGATAATTCCATATTTGTCTGTGAAGTGCCTGTGGAAGATGTTAATAAACACCTTGAACAAAGAAATGCAGCAATACCCCATCTCTCTCACTTTACTGAAAAAGCTTTTACTCTATCTCTGAAGAATGCAGGCTTTGAAATAAAATTTATGGGAAGAGCGGGCCGTTCAACAGAGGAATGGTGGAATGAACAAAAGAAATTATCTTATCCGGGCAGGATCGCAATATTTCGCAAATTTATTTCAGGGTTACTTCCTTTGTTTATAAAGAAAGCTATAAGAAGAATATATAAACCGTTTACGGGCTATAGTATTTTTAATGTATTGTCAAACAGAGATTTTCAATACAGCAGCAATGGCGTTTATTTGCGGGCTGTTGCAGTAAAAATATCCGATACTGAAAAAAACAAAGATCATTATAAATGA
- a CDS encoding glycosyltransferase has translation MFLDRIKILFIVNGFAIGGGELKVLDLVKGLNLWHKDEFEPVVCSVGQSGPLYEKFSNLGVKIVVFNKKRSFDFSLIKKVAQLIHEEKADIVHTTLFYADVIGAVAARIAGVKKIISWEAVTEHYELRHLIAYRIASILYTKSVAVSKAIEKKVQNEYKVPKRKTMTIHYGVDLSRFYPCADFELRKSLGFRREDIVFGTVARFTKQKGHRYLIKAAHSVIKRNKSAHFVLVGDGPLREEIEIMIKDLGIEKHFHLLGFRTDVDRLLNSFDVFVLPSLYEGLPNAVLEAMAAGLPVIATAVDGTPEAVLQNETGLLVCPENSDVLAEAILKLCNNKKMMKKYGESGRIRAEEYFSWQREVGQFVSLYKNIL, from the coding sequence ATGTTTTTGGATAGGATAAAAATTCTTTTTATTGTTAATGGGTTTGCCATAGGGGGAGGAGAGCTCAAGGTACTTGATCTTGTAAAAGGCCTGAATCTTTGGCATAAAGACGAATTTGAGCCGGTAGTGTGCAGTGTCGGCCAGAGCGGCCCTCTTTATGAAAAATTTAGTAATCTTGGTGTTAAGATAGTTGTATTTAACAAAAAGCGGTCTTTTGATTTTTCTCTTATCAAAAAAGTAGCACAGCTTATACATGAAGAAAAAGCGGATATCGTTCATACAACACTTTTCTATGCTGATGTAATAGGAGCGGTAGCAGCAAGAATTGCAGGTGTGAAAAAAATAATCTCGTGGGAAGCAGTTACTGAACATTATGAGCTAAGGCATTTAATAGCTTACAGGATTGCTTCTATACTTTACACAAAATCAGTAGCAGTATCAAAAGCTATTGAAAAGAAGGTACAGAATGAGTATAAAGTTCCTAAACGAAAAACAATGACAATTCATTATGGAGTGGATTTAAGCAGATTCTACCCTTGTGCTGATTTTGAATTGCGAAAGAGTTTGGGGTTTAGAAGAGAAGATATTGTTTTTGGAACTGTTGCAAGGTTTACAAAGCAGAAGGGGCACAGATATCTGATTAAAGCTGCACATAGCGTAATTAAGAGAAACAAGTCAGCACATTTTGTGCTTGTTGGTGACGGTCCTTTGAGAGAAGAGATAGAAATTATGATTAAAGATCTGGGTATTGAAAAACATTTTCATCTTCTTGGCTTCCGTACGGATGTTGACAGACTTTTGAACTCTTTTGATGTTTTTGTGCTGCCTTCTCTTTATGAGGGGCTGCCTAATGCAGTACTTGAAGCAATGGCCGCAGGGCTTCCTGTTATTGCTACTGCTGTAGACGGTACTCCTGAAGCAGTCTTACAGAATGAGACGGGGTTACTTGTCTGTCCAGAGAATTCGGATGTTCTTGCGGAAGCTATTCTTAAGTTATGTAATAATAAAAAGATGATGAAAAAATATGGGGAAAGTGGAAGAATAAGAGCAGAAGAATACTTTTCATGGCAAAGAGAAGTCGGCCAATTTGTCAGCCTATATAAAAATATATTATAA
- a CDS encoding glycosyltransferase family 4 protein, producing the protein MKILMIDKYYFIKGGAERYFFELAKIFESKGHEVIPFSMKHPQNYETSWEKYFVDNIDFNPESKFQKVVTGIRSMVRITYSIQAKKRMERLLDKVKPDVAHLHMIDHQISPSILPVLKSRGIPVIQTVHTYKPVCPSYRLYNMGKNEICEKCLDGNYYHAIIEKCHKGSYAASFMLAFEMYVHKWLGLYTKNIDLYHVPSMFMGQKLVQGGIEKDKIHHLFYTIDLNSYPVRYDSDDYFVYYGRLSAEKGVPVLLKAFSKVKKQKLKIIGTGPEEKNLKKLSEELGLNKWVEFTGPVYGDELKKIVSGAQFVVVPSEWYDNSPLVMYESLAMGKPVIGSNMGGIPELIKNGEDGYIFEQGNVDELMELLGRMIGDKTHLAALGKAARVKAEKIFDPDMHYNKMISFYQAAGVEIHSS; encoded by the coding sequence TTGAAGATTTTAATGATTGACAAGTATTATTTTATCAAGGGCGGTGCTGAAAGGTACTTTTTTGAACTTGCAAAGATTTTTGAGTCCAAAGGCCATGAAGTGATTCCTTTTTCGATGAAACATCCTCAAAATTATGAAACTTCATGGGAAAAATATTTTGTAGATAATATTGATTTTAATCCTGAATCAAAATTCCAAAAAGTTGTAACAGGAATCAGGTCAATGGTCCGAATTACATATTCCATTCAGGCAAAAAAACGGATGGAGAGACTCCTTGATAAAGTAAAACCTGATGTGGCTCATCTTCACATGATAGATCATCAGATATCACCTTCAATTCTTCCTGTTCTGAAATCAAGGGGAATACCAGTGATTCAGACTGTACATACGTACAAACCTGTGTGCCCGAGTTACAGACTGTATAATATGGGGAAAAATGAAATTTGTGAGAAATGCCTTGATGGAAACTACTATCACGCAATAATTGAAAAATGTCATAAGGGATCATATGCAGCATCTTTTATGCTTGCTTTTGAGATGTATGTTCATAAATGGCTGGGGCTGTACACAAAAAACATAGATTTGTATCATGTGCCATCTATGTTTATGGGGCAGAAACTTGTGCAGGGAGGTATTGAGAAGGATAAAATACATCATCTTTTTTATACAATTGATTTGAACTCCTACCCTGTCCGATATGACAGTGATGATTATTTTGTATATTACGGGAGACTTTCTGCTGAAAAGGGAGTACCGGTTCTTTTAAAAGCATTTTCAAAAGTGAAAAAGCAGAAGCTGAAAATAATAGGTACAGGCCCTGAAGAGAAAAATTTAAAGAAGCTGTCCGAAGAGTTGGGACTTAATAAGTGGGTTGAATTTACAGGCCCGGTTTACGGTGATGAACTCAAGAAAATAGTCTCCGGTGCTCAGTTTGTCGTAGTTCCTTCAGAGTGGTATGATAATTCCCCTCTTGTAATGTATGAGTCTTTGGCAATGGGTAAACCTGTAATAGGCTCAAATATGGGTGGGATTCCAGAGTTAATTAAAAACGGCGAGGATGGATATATATTCGAACAAGGGAATGTTGATGAGCTGATGGAGCTGCTTGGCCGTATGATAGGTGATAAAACACATCTTGCTGCTTTGGGTAAAGCAGCACGTGTAAAGGCGGAAAAGATATTTGATCCTGATATGCATTACAACAAAATGATATCTTTTTATCAAGCAGCTGGTGTTGAAATACATTCAAGCTGA